The Stomoxys calcitrans chromosome 3, idStoCalc2.1, whole genome shotgun sequence genome includes a region encoding these proteins:
- the LOC106081463 gene encoding large ribosomal subunit protein mL62 gives MNKICKSFISVLKHSSLDKTYTSAAVLGRNLSFKSDLSLDKIYPKSRLQLYTPPPPQSSGDKFSGFIPINKLEITYSRSSGPGGQHVNTVNTKVDVRFKLAEADWIPEKTRQKLLTELQNKITREGYYVIKSDLTRSQQMNLADALEKLRTLIRQYEIEAPAPSEETVEKLRKRQEKAARERLFIKRQRSQIKADRQGPSAGDL, from the exons atgaataaaatttgcaaaagctTTATTTCGGTGCTGAAACATAGCAGCTTAGATAAAACCTATACATCAGCTGCTGTACTGGGACGTAATCTATCGTTTAAAAGCGATTTATCTCTGGATAAAATCTACCCCAAAAGTCGTCTTCAATTGTACACGCCGCCTCCG CCCCAGAGCAGTGGTGATAAGTTTTCAGGATTCATACCAATCAACAAATTAGAAATAACTTATAGTCGCAGCTCTGGACCTGGTGGCCAACATGTTAATACGGTAAATACCAAAGTTGATGTGCGCTTTAAGTTGGCCGAAGCCGATTGGATACCAGAGAAGACAAGACAAAAACTATTGACAGAG CTGCAAAATAAAATAACCCGAGAAGGCTACTATGTCATTAAAAGTGATTTGACTCGTTCACAACAAATGAATTTGGCCGATGCTTTGGAAAAACTACGTACACTTATAAGACAGTATGAAATAGAGGCTCCTGCACCCTCAGAGGAAACCGTAGAAAAATTAAGGAAAAG ACAAGAGAAAGCTGCACGGGAACGACTTTTCATAAAACGTCAGCGATCACAAATCAAAGCCGATCGTCAAGGACCTTCAGCTGGCGATCTATAG
- the LOC106081442 gene encoding tRNA (guanine(26)-N(2))-dimethyltransferase: MEPLESADSEGSAKAIPTSNSINKIISERSAEIVAGGNVFYNPVQEFNRDLSISVVNVYFQRLIKERQAHQKPHKKDANGNGEQQPEEKSSAKTETSYVAGTKYDDGMRILEALSATGLRSIRYAKEIAGVKEIVANDLSKQAVEAIKENVKHNRVEHLIEPSHADAMTLMYLSTSKSKQFDCIDLDPYGCPNRFLDGAIQAIVDGGLLLVTATDMAVLAGNAPEACYVKYGSVPLRMKSCHEMALRILLHCIETHANRYGKYIVPLLSISADFYVRIFVRVFSSQAKCKYSMSKQSMIYQCTGCDTYTLHPLGTIKPNPTPSNPNQVKFGIPTGPPVTDKCEHCGHKHHLGGPVWSDPIHDKTFVRDLLNEIEKKPLQELGTQKRLVGMLTVVLEELEDVPLYYTLDKLCCVLKLEIVPILKFRSAILHAGYKVSFSHAYKNSIKTNAPASVLWDILRCWNKRHPVKAERMIDSTPIKAILSKECSKVYEFDNIHPEANPKSRKQALSRFQANPTPHWGPGTRATIMIGEDKIEKSFRNQNKKQKHKVPANPNDCQDFNGDEGEVQKTKVPKIDSDDLDVKMET; the protein is encoded by the exons ATGGAACCTTTAGAAAGTGCCGATTCTGAGGGAAGCGCCAAGGCAATTCCCACTAGCAATTCGATTAATAAAATTATAAGTGAACGTTCGGCTGAAATTGTTGCAGGCGGCAATGTCTTTTATAATCCAGTGCAAGAATTTAATCGAGATTTAAGCATATCCGTGGTAAATGTATACTTTCAACGTCTTATCAAGGAGAGGCAAGCACACCAGAAACCTCATAAGAAAGATGCAAATGGTAATGGCGAGCAGCAACCAGAAGAAAAGTCATCGGCAAAAACTGAAACTTCATATGTAGCAGGCACCAAGTACGATGATGGTATGCGTATTTTGGAAGCTCTTTCAGCAACTGGTTTGCGTAGCATACGTTATGCCAAAGAAATAGCTGGAGTTAAGGAAATAGTAGCAAATGACTTATCAAAACAGGCCGTTGAAGCCATTAAGGAGAATGTTAAGCACAATAGGGTGGAGCATCTAATAGAACCCAGTCATGCTGATGCCAT GACCCTAATGTACCTATCTACCTCAAAGTCCAAGCAATTCGATTGCATAGATTTGGACCCTTATGGTTGTCCAAATCGTTTTCTAGATGGAGCCATACAAGCTATCGTTGATGGTGGTTTATTGCTAGTCACCGCCACGGATATGGCTGTACTAGCAGGCAATGCCCCGGAGGCCTGttatgttaaatatggttcggtGCCCTTACGCATGAAATCCTGTCACGAAATGGCTCTGAGAATTTTGTTGCATTGCATAGAGACCCATGCCAATCGTTATGGCAAATATATTGTACCTTTACTAAGTATTTCCGCCGATTTTTATGTGCGCATTTTTGTGCGTGTCTTTAGTAGCCAGGCAAAGTGTAAATATAGCATGAGCAAGCAATCAATGATATATCAATGTACAGGTTGCGACacatacaccttacatccattgGGTACAATAAAACCCAATCCTACCCCCTCTAATCCCAATCAAGTAAAGTTTGGAATACCCACAGGACCACCGGTCACAGATAAATGTGAACACTGTGGTCATAAACACCAT TTAGGTGGCCCTGTTTGGTCTGATCCCATACATGACAAAACGTTTGTACGAGATTTACTTAATGAAATCGAAAAGAAACCTTTGCAGGAGCTGGGCACACAAAAACGTCTTGTCGGCATGTTGACTGTGGTTCTAGAAGAACTAGAGGATGTTCCCCTCTACTATACTTTGGATAAACTTTGTTGTGTTCTAAAATTGGAAATTGTGCCTATTTTGAAATTTCGTTCTGCCATTTTGCATGCAGGTTACAAGGTTTCTTTTTCCCATGCctataaaaattctataaaaacaaatgccCCCGCTTCTGTGCTATGGGATATCCTTAGATGTTGGAACAAACGACATCCGGTAAAAGCAGAACGTATGATTGATAGTACACCCATTAAGGCAATACTTAGCAAAGAATGTTCCAAGGTATATGAATTTGACAATATACACCCTGAAGCAAATCCCAAGAGCAGAAAGCAGGCTCTTTCCAGATTTCAAGCAAACCCCACTCCACACTGGGGACCTGGCACAAGAGCTACCATAAT GATTGGCGaagataaaatcgaaaaaagtttccgcaatcaaaataaaaaacaaaagcacAAAGTTCCAGCAAATCCCAATGACTGCCAAGATTTCAATGGAGACGAGGGCGAAGTACAAAAAACTAAAGTACCCAAAATTGACTCCGACGATTTAGATGTAAAAATGGAGACGTGA
- the LOC106081460 gene encoding serine/arginine-rich splicing factor 2, giving the protein MNSRSKMSNNNNGGRPPPRIDGMISLKVDNLTYRTTPEDLRRVFERCGDVGDIYIPRDRYTRESRGFAFVRFYDKRDAEEALEAMDGRKLDGRELRVQMARYGRPTSPSNNNRRNNGGRRGGGGGGRRRSRSPMRRRSRSPRRRSYSRSRSPQSRSPVRRNKFSRSPVRRSLSRSGSRNGIGGAGLGGLGADRGRSLSRSRSRS; this is encoded by the exons ATGAATAGTCGTAGTAAAATGAGCAATAACAATAACGGAGGACGCCCACCACCACGTATTGACGGAATGATTTCTTTGAAG GTTGATAACTTGACATACCGCACGACGCCAGAAGATTTGAGACGTGTCTTTGAACGCTGCGGAGATGTTGGTGACATTTACATCCCACGAGATCGTTACACTCGTGAAAGCAGAGGGTTCGCATTTGTTAG ATTCTATGATAAACGTGATGCTGAAGAGGCCTTGGAAGCCATGGATGGTCGAAAATTAGACGGCAGGGAGTTACGTGTACAAATGGCCCGCTATGGCCGCCCCACATCTCCCAGCAACAATAATCGTCGCAACAATGGTGGTAGACGTGGAGGAGGTGGCGGCGGTCGCCGTCGTTCACGCTCTCCCATGCGTCGTCGTTCTCGCAGTCCTCGCCGTCGTTCATATTCACGTTCGCGTTCTCCCCAGAGTCGTTCACCGGTGCGACGCAACAAATTCTCTCGCAGTCCAGTACGACGTTCGCTCAGTCGAAGTGGGAGTCGTAATGGCATAGGTGGTGCAGGCTTAGGCGGCCTTGGAGCAGACAGAGGACGTAGCCTATCACGTAGTCGCAGCAGATCTTAA
- the LOC106090890 gene encoding eukaryotic peptide chain release factor GTP-binding subunit ERF3A, translated as MAQENSDMSTKFSTLNVNAAEFVPSFGSFSAAVVSSINSDSPAVAATAAAATTIAPMDTTSVPASASGTPATTPNSDASVSGSINALNQAGDVPPAESPMQTSPVKTAAPVENINTADKIAANNENDPADSWDVEDEPVITPDEDEIDDVEDVEGDATPKVSKKKIPKVEESRSKKEHVNVVFIGHVDAGKSTIGGQIMSLTGMVDKRTLEKYEREAREKSRESWYLSWALDTNQEERDKGKTVEVGRAYFETERKHFTILDAPGHKSFVPNMIGGAAQADLAVLVISARKGEFETGFDRGGQTREHAMLAKTAGVKHLVVLVNKMDDPTVNWDEARYNECKDKILPYLKKLGFNPAKDLTFMPCSGLSGAGLRDPIPDSICPWFSGPAFIPFIDLLPSLNRKADGPFIMPIVDKYKDMGTVVMGKVESGTARKGQNLLVMPNRTQVAVDQLWSDDDEVTSVGPGENVKIKLKGIEEEDVSPGFVLCDASNPIKTGKIFDAQVVILEHKSIICAGYSAVMHIHCAAEEVTVKALICLVDKKTGDKSKSRPRFVKQDQVAIMRIECSGMICLEQFKLFPQMGRFTLRDENKTIAIGKVLKVIE; from the exons atggcTCAGGAAAACTCAGATATGTCCACAAAATTCTCAACATTAAATGTCAATGCTGCGGAATTCGTCCCAAGTTTTGGTAGTTTCAGTGCAGCAGTGGTCAGTTCGATAAACAGTGACAGTCCGGCTGTTGCTGCCaccgccgccgccgccaccaCAATTGCCCCCATGGACACAACCAGCGTGCCTGCTTCAGCCAGCGGCACTCCTGCCACCACACCTAATTCGGATGCATCTGTATCGGGTTCCATAAATGCTCTAAATCAGGCCGGCGATGTGCCGCCAGCGGAGTCACCGATGCAAACGTCACCTGTAAAGACTGCGGCCCCTGTGGAAAATATCAATACAGCCGATAAAATTGCAGCTAACAATG aaaatgatCCTGCCGACAGTTGGGATGTTGAAGATGAACCCGTCATAACGCCTGATGAGGATGAAATCGATGATGTTGAAGATGTTGAGGGTGATGCCACACCAAAGGTATCCAAGAAGAAAATACCAAAAGTTGAAGAATCACGAAGCAAAAAGGAACATGTGAATGTCGTTTTCATTGGCCATGTTG ATGCTGGTAAATCAACAATTGGTGGTCAAATCATGTCCTTGACTGGCATGGTAGATAAACGTACTCTGGAGAAATACGAACGTGAGGCTCGTGAAAAGTCCCGTGAAAGTTGGTATCTGTCATGGGCACTGGACACAAATCAAGAGGAACGTGACAAAGGCAAAACTGTTGAAGTGGGCCGAGCCTATTTCGAAACAGAGCGTAAACATTTTACAATTTTGGATGCTCCTGGTCACAAGAGTTTTGTACCAAATATGATTGGTGGTGCCGCGCAAGCTGATTTAGCTGTATTGGTTATTTCAGCGCGAAAAGGTGAATTCGAAACTGGTTTCGATCGTGGTGGGCAAACACGCGAACACGCTATGTTGGCCAAGACAGCTGGTGTTAAGCATTTGGTGGTACTGGTTAATAAAATGGACGACCCAACAGTGAACTGGGATGAGGCGCGTTACAACGAATGTAAAGACAAGATCCTTCCTTACCTCAAAAAGCTTGGTTTTAATCCTGCTAAGGATCTAACCTTTATGCCATGCTCTGGATTAAGTGGAGCCGGTTTGCGTGATCCTATTCCCGATTCCATATGTCCCTGGTTTAGTGGACCAGCGTTCATTCCCTTCATCGATTTGTTGCCTTCACTTAACCGCAAAGCCGATGGGCCATTCATTATGCCCATTGTAGACAAATACAAGGATATGGGAACGGTGGTCATGGGTAAGGTGGAGTCGGGTACAGCGCGAAAGGGTCAAAATTTATTAGTCATGCCTAATAGG ACACAAGTTGCGGTTGATCAACTTTGGTCGGATGACGATGAAGTCACATCTGTGGGTCCGGgtgaaaatgttaaaattaaaCTGAAG GgcattgaagaagaagatgtCTCACCTGGTTTCGTTTTATGTGACGCCTCCAATCCTATTAAAACCGGCAAAATATTTGACGCTCAAGTTGTCATTTTAGAGCACAAATCAATTATCTGTGCTGGTTATTCGGCGGTAATGCACATACATTGTGCAGCTGAAGAAGTAACTGTAAAA GCCCTCATTTGCTTGGTTGATAAAAAGACCGGCGATAAATCAAAATCACGTCCAAGATTCGTCAAACAAGATCAGGTGGCAATTATGAGAATTGAATGTTCCGGTATGATTTGCTTAGAACAATTTAAACTATTCCCACAAATGGGAAGATTTACTCTGAGAGATGAaa ATAAAACAATTGCTATTGGCAAAGTATTGAAGGTGATCGAGTAA